DNA sequence from the Streptomyces sp. CA-210063 genome:
CCTCTACGGCCTCCTCGTCCGCCTGACTGGCCTGACCCTCACCGTGTTGCTCGTCGCCGCCGCCTGCGAGGTCGCCCTCGACCTGACCGCCTGGCAGTGCGCGGGCGCACGCGCGTGCGCCGAGGAGCACACCTGGCTCGGCTTCCTCTCCCCGGCCGTCTCCGACGACGGCTGGTGGAGTCAGCCAGGCCGCCGCCTCGCCCTGGCCGCCCTGGTGCCCGCCGCGCTGACCGGCCTCCTGTGGTACCTGTCCCACCGCACCTGGAACGAGTACGAGTCGCAGCGCCCCATGGACCGCGACGACGCCCGCCCCGACGGTGAGAAGACGGCCCGCCTCGCACCCGACGTCGAGGACACCGCCCGCGTCGCCCTCGGACGCCCCGGCTTCTGGTACGGGCGCCGACTGGTGGCCAGGCTGCGTGCCGCCCACGCGGCGGCCGGGTTCCTGACGGTCGCGGCGGCGGTCGGCACGTCCGCGGCCCGCCACGACCGCCGGATGGGCGGCCCCGCCGTCCTGGAGTTCCTGGGCTGGCTGCTGAACACGGCACTCGTCGTGCTCGCGGTCGTCGTGGTGTGGGTGGTGTGCCGCCGGGGCCGCAGCGAGAACCGCCTCGACAAGGAACTGGACGAGCACCTGGTGCGCCGCCTGCCCACCGGTTCGCTCGCCCTCCTCGTGCTCACCATGGTGTACGCCGGGTGGTCACGCCCCGAGTGGACGTCGGCGGGCCGGCTGCCGGGAGACATGACCTTCGGCGGGATCACTCTGGTCCAGGGCCTGCTCGTCATCGCGCTCGGCGTGGTCGCCCGCATCCTGTACCGCTCCCGCCCCGACCCACGCACCGCCATGTACGGTCTGGCCGGCCCCGCCGTCGCGATGCTCGCCTGCGCCCTCGGCGGCGTCATGTCGGCCGGCGTCGCCCAACGCGTCGCCGACTGGCTGGGCGGCACGGACGACGCCCTGCCGGGCCCACCCGTCCTCCTCACCTGGCAGGCCTCCGTCATCCCGCCCCTCCTCCTGGTCGTCCTCGGCCTCCTCGGCTGGCTGGCCCGCCGCACATGGGTGCTCCGGCGCGCGGAGATGGCGGCGGTGGAACGGGAGTACCACCTGGTGGAAGGCCGACCCCACCACAAGCGCGCGGCGGAGGAGCGACGGAGCGAGGAAGAGGAGGAGCGACCGAGCGAGGAAGCAGAAGGTCGACCGAATGAGGAAGGAGAAGGCCGACCGGACGGGGAAGGAGAAGGCCGACCGGACGGGGAAGGAGAAGGCCGACCGGACGGGGAAGCAGGAGGCCGACCGGACGGGGAAGCAGGAGGCCGACCGAGCGAGGAAGCCGAAGAACGACCGAGTGAGGAGCACGAGTCCCAGGACGCCGGCCGCACCCGCCGTATCGCGCGCACGCGCGCCATGGCCGCCCTCACCGACCGCGCGCCCCGCATCATCGGCATCACCTCCACCGTGACGCTGCTCCTCGGTGCCGGAGCCCTGACCGGCGCCTTGACGACGCGCGAGACACCGGCGAAGGCGGCGCACGACTCGTACGACTTCGTCGCGGGCGCCGCCGAGACCGCGCAGGCGCTGGGTTCCTGGCTGATCGGCGTGGGTTTCCTGCTGTTCGTCACCTGGGGGCGCCGGGCCTACAAGGACGCCTCCGCGCGCCGCACGATCGGCATCCTCTGGGACGTGGGCACGTTCTGGCCGCGCGCCGCGCACCCGTTCGCACCGCCCTGCTACGCCGAGCGGGCCGTGCCCGACCTGACCTGGCGCATGGCCACCTGGACCCGTACCACGGGCGGCCGGCTCGTTCTCTCCGGCCACTCCCAGGGCAGCGTCCTCGCGGCGGCCGCCGCCTGGCAGCTGACCCCGTCGGTCCGCAAGCGGGTCGCGCTGCTCACGTACGGCTCACCGCTGGAGCGGCTGTACGGACGCTGGTTCCCCGCCCACTTCGGCCCTGAGCCGCTCGCCTCCCTGCACCGCGAGGTCGACTGCTGGCGCAATCTGTACCGCCTCACCGACCCCATAGGCGGCCCTGTGCACCTGACCAGCAAGTGCGGGCCGCAGGTCGACGCGGAGCCCTTCAAGGACCCGCTCGCTTACGGCCGCACCGGCGCCCACCCCCTGCCCGCCCCGATCCTCGGCCACTCCGACTACCAGGCGGACCCGGCCTTCGTCGACGAGCGGCAGCACCTGCTGGCACGGATCGGCCCGGAGCTGCCGGGCCCACGAAAGTCCTAGTGCGCGGTGGCCCTACTCCTGGTTCACCGCGCGCCCGCGGCCCCTGTCACTCGTTCGGGCAGGAGATGTCCTGCTCCGGCCGCTCTCCGGTGAGCAGAAAGGTCGTCACCGTGCGGTTGCCGCACGCGTTCCCCGTCCCCAGATACGCGCCGTGTCCGCCGCTCGTCAGTGTGACGAGCCGAGCGCGGTCGCCCAGCGCGGCCCGCAGCTTCAGGGCGCCGAAGTAAGGGGTCGCCGGGTCCCGCCGATTCTGGACCATGAGGATGTTGGACGGCCCCTCGTCGGTGATCCGGGTCGGCTTCTCCACGGGCTTGTTCTTCCAGAAGGCGCACGGCGTGACGTTCACCGGCATCCCGGCCGTGAGCGGATACCGCACACGGTTGTCGGCCACCGCCCGCTCGTACGCGCCCAACGACGCCGGCCAGCGCACGTCGTTGCAGACCACCGCCATGGCCACTGCCGCCTCCTCGTCGCTCATCGGCCCGGCCACGTCGGGTGTCAGGACCGGCGTCGCCTTCGGGTCCAGGGCCTGACGTATGAGCAGGGCCAGTTCGTCGAACGAGTTGTCGTTGTACAGCGCGTTCTGCATCGCCTGCCGCAGCCGGTTGCCGGTCAGGGGCACGCCCTCGGTGGTCGTCGCCCTCGGCGCACGGTCCAGTGCGGCCGCCAGGGACAGGAACAACGGCCGTACGTCCTCCGGCTTCTCGGCGAGCCGCAGGCGCGCCGTCTCCCGGGCCGGGTCGGCGGCCCATGCGGCGAAGTCCGGGAACCGGTCCTCCGCGCCCTGCGCCATGCTCGCCAGCCAGCCCCGCGCGACCAGTCGCGGATCGGGGTCGTCATTGCTGTCCAGCACCCAACGGTCGGTCCGCTCGGGGTACTTCTGCGCGTAGAGGGCGCCCACATACGTCCCGTACGACACCCCGTGCGCGGACAGCCGCTCCTCGCCCAGGGCCTGCCGGAAAAGGTCGATGTCGCGCACCTCGTTGGCGGTGGTGAGGCTGCGCAGCACCGCCCCGCCGTTGGTGGCGCAGGCCTCGGCGGTACGCCGGGACCGTGCCACGTTCTCGGTGATGTCGCCGTCGGGGGAGGGCCAGGACCGCAGGGTCACCAGGTGCCGGTCGTCGGCGGGGAGGCCGCAGCTCGCCCGCGTACTGCCGCCCACACCGCGAGGGTCGAGGCTGACGATGTCGTACGCGCTGCCGAGTTCCTTCCGGAGCGCGTTTCCCTGCTGGGTGAGCCGCTTGACGCCGGAGCCGCCGGGCCCGCCCGGGATCATCAGCAGCGTGCCGCGCCGTGCCTCGGGGTCCTCGCTGCGCAGGCGGGAGACGGCGAGAGTGAGCTGCGGGCCGTCCGGATCGCGGTGGTCGAGCGGTACGGCCAGCTCCGCGCACTCCTGACCGGCGGGGCCGTTCGGCTGGGCGCAGGGGCGCCAGGTGAGGGTGGGGGAGGAGGGGGCCGCCGTGGCGGTCGCCGGGCCGGTGACGGCGGTCAGCGTGGTGGCGGCGGCCGAGACGGAGAGGGCCAGGACCAGGACTCGTCGAGTGCGATGCGTCATGGGGATCATGCTGTCCGCCGGATCACTCCGGTCCCATCCTGCCGACATCACACCTGTGGTGGGGTTTTCCCCCTGGGGCGAGCCCCCGGCACGTCCGCTACGACATCCCTGCGGAGGTTCCGACGGTCTCCCTACGACAGCTCCGGCAGGTCCTCCGCGTACAGCAACGTCAGCTCGTCCGTGCTCGGTTCGTCGACCTGGGCCACCCGGCTCGCGTGACGCTCCACCATCGCCTCGAACGTCTGCCGCGCGGTACGGCCGTTGCCGAAGGCCGGGCCCTTCGGGAGGGCCGTGAAGTACTTCAGCAGCGCCTCGCCCGCGCCCGGAGCCAGCCGGTACTCGTGCTCCTCGGCCTGCTGCTCCACGATGCGCAACAGCTCGTCGGGGACGTAGTCGTCGAAGGTGATGGTCCGTGAGAAGCGGGACGCCACACCGGGGTTGACGGTCAGGAAGCGCTCCATCTCGGCCGTATAACCCGCGACGATCACCACGACGGCGTCCCGGTGGTCCTCCATCAGCTTCACCAGCGTGTCGATGGCTTCCTTGCCGAAGTCCCTCCCCGAGTCCTCCGGTGACAGCGCGTACGCCTCGTCGATGAACAGCACACCGCCACGGGCCCGCTCGAAGGCCTCCTGGGTGCGGATCGCCGTGGAGCCGATGTGCTCGCCGACCAGGTCCACCCGGGACACCTCGACGAGATGCCCCTTTTCCAGGACACCGAGTGAGGCCAGGATCTCGCCGTACAGGCGCGCGACCGTCGTCTTGCCGGTGCCGGGGGAGCCCGTGAACACCAAGTGCCGTTTGACGGAAGCCGCCTTGAGTCCGGCCTGCTGACGGCGGCGGCCCACCTCGATCATGTCCGTGAGGGCGCGGACCTCGCGTTTGACGCTGTCCAGGCCGACCAGCGCGTCGAGTTCACCGAGCACGGCCTTCGAGCTCCGCGCCGACGTCTCGGGCTCCGCTGCGGGCACGGTGGCCGGCGGCTGATCGATGGTGCGCTGGCCCGGGATCGAGCCCAGCAGCCCGGGCGACTGGGCCGTGGTCTGCGTGGCGGCCTCCTGCGGGGCAGGAGGCCGGACCCCCGCGCTCTCGTCGCTGGTGCAGTCCTCGACGACGGGGCCGCCGCCCGCGCCGCCGGGGCCGCCGTCCGCGAACTCGTAACCGCCGCGCGCGCAACGCTCCGTACGGCACTTGCGCAGCGTCGCCCGTGAGCCGTCGATGATGTGGAAGCCGTAGCCGCCACTGCCCGTCACCCGGCAGTTGAGGAAGCTGCCTCGGCCCCCGGCGGAGACATAGAACCCCGCCTCGGCGGGTGAGGTGACCGTGCAGCGCTCGATGGTCGGGTCCGCGCCCTTGGTGACGATCACGCCGGTCTGCGTGCCGTCCACCGTGCAGCCGTTGAGGGTGCCACCGCTGCCGTGGTCGCGGAACCAGGCGCCCGTCGCCGCATCCCGGATCCGGCAGTCGTCGAGCTGCGCGGTCGCCCCGTCGCTCACCGACACCGCCGTGTTCCGCACCTGCGACAGATCACTGTCGACGACGTCCGCGCGTGAACCCCGGTCCAGCACGAACAGCGCGTCCGGCACGTCGTGAACCCGGCAGGACTCCAGCACCGCCGTCGCGCCGTCGCTGATCCAGACGGCCGGATAGTCGCCGGTGCTGTCGAAGATCTCGCACTGGTTGGCGTCCACGCGCGTGCCCGGGTCCCACACCGACAGCCCGTTGCGCCCGAACTGCCGCACCGATGTACGGGTCAGGGTGAGGACGGAGCGCGAGCGGAGATCCACCGCGTTCTCCGGGATGTCGTGGATGCGGCAGTCCGCGAGGGTGAGCACGGCGTCCGTGTCGAGCGTGACACCGTCGGCCGTCGTACGGTGCACATCGCAGTCGGTGAGATGGGCCGTGGCCCGCCCGCTGATCTGTACGCCGCTGCCCCGGACCTCGTAGACCTCGCAGCCGACCGCTTCCAGCGCGGAGTTCTCCCCGGTCGCCGTCAGGCCCGAACCCGAGGTGTGGTGCACCCGGCACCGCTCCAGCCGTGGATGGCCGCCGCCGCGCACCGCGACACCGGCCTGGCCGGCCGCGACGACCTCGCACTCCTCGAACACGCCACCGCCGCCGTCGACCACGGCGATGCCGATACCGGCCGGGTTGTCGACCGTGCAGCGCCGGACCGTGGGGCGGGCGCCGCCGCGCACCTCGATGCCGGCCGCGGAGCGCGTGACGATCCGCAGGTCCAGGAGCTCGGGCGTGCCGTCCTCCACGAGCAGCGCGGGCGCCGCCGCGTCCTGGCCCTCCACGTGCAGGTCCTGCACGACGGCAGAGGCGGACACCGTCAGCGGCACTCCGTCGAGGGGCGCGATGCGAACCGAGCCGGGCGAGCCCTCCGGGCCGCGCAGCGTGACCCCCCGCTGCACGACGAGGTTCTCCCGGTACGTGCCGGGAGCGACGATGAGCACATCGCCGTCACTCGCGGCCTCCAGGGCCGCGGCGAGCGACGTGTACTCACCTGTGCGGCGCCGCCACCGCGATGTACCGGTGTGCGTCACCTGGACCGTGCCCTGTGCCATGGCGTTGCTGTGCCCCCACCTCGTGGAACGCGGGTCGATGCCGAACAGTTCGGCTGGTCGGTCCACCGTAGCGTGCGCGGGCAGGGGGAGTTGACCGGAGTGGGAAGGCGGTCAGCTGCCCGTGCCCGTCCTGCCCCAGTCCGGTCCCGCCTTGTCCCACGCCTGGTCCCAACGGGTGTACCGGCGGCGGACCATGCGCCACACGATCAGCCGCCTGCCGCCCTCGACGAGCCCCGCGGCGAGCACGGTGGCGCCGAATCCGGCCAGCACGGCGTGCGTCGTGGCCGTGGCGGTGTCCAGGGGGCGACCCACTGTTCGGCCCTGCTCGTCCGTCCACAGCGTGAAGTGGTCGCCGGGTCGCGGGGTCTTGAGATTGGCCATGACCGTGCCGTGCCGGTCGGTGCCGTCCGGGCCGGTCCAGTCGGCGACCACCCGGCTCTGTCGGTCGCGGGTCGTGGCCGTCTCCGGATCCGGGTCCAGCGGGGAGCTGTCGACCTTCTTGACGACGGTGGCCGTCACCCGGTGCCGGGTCTCCCGTTGGTCGCGCACGGACTGCTGCAGGGCGCTCTGGGCGGCGGTGCCGACGAGGGCGCCGATCAGGGGCGCGGCGACGAGGATCAGCACGAGGGCCGCGAACGCCAGCCACGCCTCGACCAGATCGGTCGTCCGCCGCAGCGGATTGTGCCGCCACCGCCACAGCCCGCCGAACGCCCGCAGTCCACCGATTGCCCGCACTGCCCCACACCCCCTTACGCGTCCGTGATAACCCCGGGCGGAGCCGTCCACGCGCGCTCCCGGTCAAGAGAGAGCGAAATCACCCTCCCACCGGACTTCTCGTGAACTTCTCACCAAGACTCAACGGACGGTCCCAGGGCGTGTGTTCCCTACACACGAACCCAATCGAAGGAGTTTGAATTTTCAAGGGAGGAAGGAGGGTTCCCTCAAGTCCGCGCAGATCTCAGCGAGATCGAACGCTCTATTCGAGGATTCGCACCGGATCGCCGATACGGACCGTGCCCCCGGTTTCCGGAACCAGGTTCTGCCCGAAGACCAGCTTGTCGCCGAAACGCCGGTGGCGGGCGAGTGTGCGCAGCGGTTCCCGTCCGCGCTCGGCGGTCTCCTGGTCGGTGGTGGTCACCACGCACCGCCCGCACATCTTGGCGACCCGGAAAGTGACCTCTCCCATGGCGACGCGCCGCCAGTCGTCCTCGGCCCAGGCGTCCGTGCCGTCGACGACCACGTTCGGCCGGAAGCGGCTCATCGGCAGCGGGCCCTCTTCGGGGTGGTCGCCGTCCGCGACCAGGGTGTTGAGCGCGTCGAGCGAGGCGAGCGTGGTGAGCAGCAGCGGATAGCCGTCGGCGAAGCTGACGGTCTCGCCCGGGCGGGCGTACTCGGGATCGATCGGGCGGCGGGTCGCCGGGTCGTCGAGATGCACGAGCCGCACGGCGATGCCCAGATAGGCGCTGAACCAGGCGTGCGCGGCGGCGTCGGCGGGGACCCCCTCCACCTTGTCCCGCCAGATCTCCACCGTGGTCGTCCCGGTGGGCTCGGGCACGGCGACGGTGAGCGGCTCACGCCCGGGCGCGGACAGCAAGAGACCGCCGCCGGGCTGAAGCCCGGCGGCGGCCAACGCCATACGCGGATGCGGACGTTGAGTGATGACCTTGCCCGAGTCGTCGACCAGCACCCAGCGGCGGTCGCCCGCCAGCCCCCAGGGCTCCACGACGGCCTCGTCGGGGGCGAAGCCCCGGGCCGCCTTCAATGGGTGGACATGGATCGAGTGCAGTGACGGATTCCCCATGGGGTCATCCTGCCAGCAGGCGGTGACAACCCCACGCGGAATATTTCAAGTGGATCAGTAGCCGCGGTACTGCTGACCGTTGTACGGCTCCTGCTGGTACGGGGCGGCCTGGGCCGGGCGCGGAGCCGCCGGTCGCATGGCCTCGTAGCCGGTGTTGCCGGCCATCGGACGCTGCTGCTGCGGCGGCTGGGCGCCCGGGTAGCCACGCGGACCCGCGGCCTGCTGCGGGATGTACGCGTTCGGCGCCTGCTGCAACGGCGAGGGCTGCTGGGCCTGGGGGTAACCATAGGCGGGGGACGGGTGGGAGGGACCGGCCGGCAGCGCGGGGAGCGCCGACGGGAGCGCGGGCAGATTGCTGCCCGGAGTGTCGTACTGGGCCGGTACCCGGATGGGAGCGATCTGAGGGGTTCCCCGCTCGGCGACGAGAGAGTCGTAGATCGGGGTGTCCGCGAAGGACGAGGCGGAGTAGTAACCGCCGCCGTAGGTGGAGCGGGGGGAGGTCATGGCACATAAGTTAAGCCCACGATGTGCTGGTTGGGGAGACCGATAAGAGGGTTGTTTTCCGTGTCGGCAGTGACGCTGGATCCCCAATGCGAGCGAACTCGGCGAAAAGGGGCAGCGCAACGCGTTCTGATCGTGTAAAGGGAGAGTTCCCGGCGGGTTACCGGCGGTTGGCCACGGATCTTTCGGTACGGGTTCTGGGGGTTCCGGGGGTCGGGGGAATAGGTTTGGCGCCGACAACGGATCGGGGCGGATCCGAAGGACTGTGCGGGACCCGGCCTGGCGACGACCTTCTGGGTGACCTTCTGATGGGGGCGGACATGTCAATGCCGAAAGGATCGAACACCGCGGTGCCGACGGCCGCGCTGCGTGTGGAACTGGGCCGGCGTTCCGGACCGGGCGTGCCCGACACGGACGCCTCGGCGCTGTTGCTGGTCGGCGGAAAGGTACGTTCCGACGCCGACTTCGTCTTCTACAACCAGCCCGCGCACTCCTCAGGGGCGGTCCGGCACGAGGGCAAACGGGACGCCGGCGGCCAGGTGACCGAGTCGCTCCTCGTCGACCTCGCGAGCGTGGAGCCCGCCATCGAGACCGTGGTGGTGGTCGCCTCCGCGGACGGCGGCACCTTCGGGCAGGTCCCCGGGCTGTACATCCGCGTGCTCGACGAGCGGGCGGGCACCGAGATCGCACGCTTCGACAGCGCGGACGCCGGCGCCGAAACCGCTTTCGTGCTCGGCGAGTTCTATCGCCGCCAGGGCGCCTGGAAGTTCCGTGCCGTAGGCCAGGGCTACAGCAGTGGCCTGGAGGGCCTGGCCACCGACTACGGCATCACCGTGGACGAACCGCAGCAGGCGGCGGCACCCGTGGCCGCGCCCGCACCGGTGACTCCTCCCGTCACCGTTCCGCCCCCGGTGAGGACCGCCCCGCCTCCGCCGCCCGCCGCGCCGGCCCCGGTCCGCCTCACCAAGGTCACGCTCACCAAGGAGGCCCCGGCGGTCTCCCTGAGCAAGCAGGGCGGCAATTCCGGCGCCCTGCGCGTGAACCTCAACTGGGAGGTGCACAAGCAGTTCACCGGGTGGGGCAGCAAGCTGGGCCGGGCCATCGCCAACCACGCGGACCTCGACCTCGACCTGTGCGCCCTGTTCGAACTGTCCGACGGCAGCAAGGGCGTCGTCCAGGCGCTCGGCAACGCCTTCGGGGCACTGCACCAGCCGCCCTTCATCCACCTCGACGGCGACGACCGCACCGGCGCCGTGAGCAGCGGCGAGAACCTCACCGTCAACCTCGACCACAAGAACGCCTTCCGGCGCATCCTCATCTTCGTCACCATCTACCAGGGCGCCCGCTCCTTCGCCGATCTGCACGCCACGGTCACCCTCCACCCGCAGCACGGCGCCCCCGTCGACTTCTCCCTCGACGAGTGCACCGTCCCCTCCACCGTCTGCGCCCTCGCCCTCATCACCAACCAGGGCGGCGACCTCATCGTCCAGCGCGAGGCCCGCTACCTGGTCCCCGAGCGAGGCGTGAGCCCACAGCGCACGGTCGACCACGCCTACGGGTGGGGGATGAACTGGACGCCGGGCAGGAAATAGCGACCCATACAGAGGGGGGCCAATAGGCGGCCGCTAGCCTTCGTCCGGGACCGAGTCCGGGCGCGCGTAGGTGCGGCCCTTCCAGGCCGCGCCGCGTCCCCGGTAGTGCCGCACCGCGGAGTCGACCGTCATCAGCAGGTACAGGAACGCGGTGAACGGCAGCAGGGGAGCGAGCCACAGCGGCTGACCGTAGTAGCGGAGCATCGGCAGGTACGTCGCCGTCATCAGCAGCCAGGCGAGCCCGCCGAGGAGCGCTGTGGGGAGGCCTCCCGTGGTGAGGCCCGCCAGGAGCGCGACGGGCGGTACGAGGTAGACCAGGGTGAGACCGAGGACCGTACCGGCGAGCAGCAGCGGGTTGTGCAGCAGTTGGGCGTAGGCGCTGCGGGAGACCATGCGCCACAGGTCGTGCAGCCGGGGGTAGGGCCGCACGCTGTCCACCCGCTCCGCCAGCCCCAGCCAGATGTGGCCGCCGCCCCTCTTGACCGCCGTGGCCAGGGCCACGTCGTCGATGACGGCCTGCCGGATCGCGTCCGGGATCCGCGCCCGCTCGGCGGCCTCGGCCCGCAGCAGGACGCAGCCACCCGCAGCGGCGGCCGTGCGCGAGCCCCGTACGCCGATCCGGCGGAAGGGATAGAGCTGGGCGAAGAAGTACACGAAGGCGGGCACGACGAGCCGCTCCCACACACTCTCGGCGCGCAGCCGCGCCATCTGCGACACGAGGTCGAAGCCCCCGCCGTGTGCGGCCGCCACCAACGCGCGCAGGCTGTCCGGCCGATGGGCGATGTCCGCGTCCGTCAGCAGCAGGAACTCGGGTCCACGCGCGCGTGCCAGCCCCATTCCGTGCCGCAGGGCCCAGAGCTTGCCCGTCCAGCCGGCGGGCGGCTCCCCGGGCGAGGAGACGGTCAGGGGCAGCCCGCCGTGCCGCCGGGCCAGCTCACGGGCCAGTTCACCGGTCCCGTCCGAACTGCCGTCGTCGACCAGGAAGACCTCCGCGCGGCCGGGATAGTCCTGGGTCAGCAGCGACGGCAGGCTCTCGGGCAGGACGGCGGCCTCGTCGCGGGCGGGGACGACGACACAGACGTACGGCCAGTCGTCGGGATCACGGCGGGGTGGCAGGCGCACATCCGTGCGCCAGAAGAAGCCCTGGCCGAGCAGCAGCCACAGCCAGGCGGCGAGTGATCCGGCGGCGGTCCACACGATGGCGCTCACCCTCGCAGTCTGCCCCACCGAAGAGGCCCCACCGAGGCCATCGTCTATCGTGGCCGGGTGAAGATCGCGCTCATGGACTCCGGTATCGGTCTGCTTCCCGCCGCCGCCGCGGTACGGCGCCTGCGGCCCGACGCGGATCTCGTGATCTCCTCGGACCCCGACGGCATGCCCTGGGGCCCGCGCACTCCACAGGACCTGACAGAACGTGCCCTCGCCGTCGCCGAGGCGGCGGCCGCGCACGCGCCCGACGCCCTGATCGTCGGCTGCAACACCGCGTCCGTGCACGCCCTGCCCGCCCTGCGCGCCCTCCTCGAACCCGGACTGCCGGTCATCGGCACGGTCCCGGCGATCAAACCGGCCGCGTCCGGCGGCGGCCCCTTCACCATCTGGGCGACGCCCGCCACCACCGGCAGCCCCTACCAGCGCGGCCTCATCGAGGAGTTCGCCGACGGGGTGACGGTCACCGAGGTGCCCTGCTGGGGACTGGCCGAAGCGGTGGAGCACGCCGACGACGCGGCGATCGACGCCGCGATCGCCGCGGCCGCCGCGCTCACCCCCGACGATGTGACGACCGTCGTCCTGGGCTGCACCCATTACGAACTCGTCGCCGAACGCATCCGCGCCGCCGTCCAGCAGCCAGGCCACCCGCCCCTCGTCCTGCACGGCTCCGCCGGCGCCGTGGCCGCCCAGGCGCTGCGTCGCATCGGGCAACTCCCCAAGCCCGAGGCGGACTGGACCGAGGCGACGCTGACGGTCATCCTCAGCGGACGCGAGGGCGCACTGCCCGCCCCGGCACTGGCGTACGAGGAGGGCAGGCTGCTCCAGGCCGTCGGCGCCGCGCTGGCCGCCCGCCCGGAGCAGTGACGTTCCGCAACCAGGTGCCCGCGCTGCGGAACCTGAGTAGTCTCAAACCATGAGGGACCACCCCCACGGCGACACGGGCGCCCCCGAAGCCCCGCACCCCGAGGTCTGGACCGGCCGCGCGACCAACCGCGGCCAGTGGCTGCTGGCACTCGGCGGTGCCGCCTGCATGGCACTGGGTATCGAACTCGCGGTCGACTCCGCGTGGACCTCCGGTGCCGCCCCGCTCATGATGTCGGTCGTCGGCTGCATCGCGGCCGGGCTGCTCGTCCTCTTCGGCACGCTCGCGTTCGTGCACGTCTCCGTGAAGGTCGACAAGGAGTGCCTCGAAGTGCGCTGCGGCCACATCGGCGTGCCGCGCCGCCGCATCCCCCTCTCCCAGGTCGCCGACGTCGTCTTCGCACCGTGCGTCACCCCCCACCAGTGGGGCGGCTGGGGCTACCGCTGGCGCCCGGAGAAGGGCACCGCCGTCGTCGTACGCCGTGGTGAG
Encoded proteins:
- a CDS encoding glutamate racemase gives rise to the protein MKIALMDSGIGLLPAAAAVRRLRPDADLVISSDPDGMPWGPRTPQDLTERALAVAEAAAAHAPDALIVGCNTASVHALPALRALLEPGLPVIGTVPAIKPAASGGGPFTIWATPATTGSPYQRGLIEEFADGVTVTEVPCWGLAEAVEHADDAAIDAAIAAAAALTPDDVTTVVLGCTHYELVAERIRAAVQQPGHPPLVLHGSAGAVAAQALRRIGQLPKPEADWTEATLTVILSGREGALPAPALAYEEGRLLQAVGAALAARPEQ